One window of the Fusobacterium animalis 7_1 genome contains the following:
- the cysK gene encoding cysteine synthase A — protein MLVNSVIDLIGNTPLVKINNIDTFGNEIYIKLEGSNPGRSTKDRIALKMIEEGEKAGLIDKDTVIMEATSGNTGIGLAMICAVKNYKLKIVMPDTMSVERIQLMRAYGTEVILTDGSLGMKACLEKLEELKKKEKKYFIPDQFTNVNNPKAHYETTAEEILKDLNNKVDVFICGTGTGGSFSGTAKKLKERLANIKTFPVEPASSPLLSKGYIGPHKIQGMGMSIGGIPAVYDGSLADGILTCEDDDAFKMMRELSFKEGILAGISTGATLKAALDYSKENANKNLKIVILSTDSGEKYLSNICEL, from the coding sequence ATGTTAGTAAATTCTGTTATTGATTTAATTGGGAACACACCATTAGTAAAAATTAATAATATTGATACTTTTGGGAATGAAATTTATATAAAGTTGGAAGGTTCAAATCCTGGTAGAAGTACAAAAGACAGAATTGCCTTAAAAATGATTGAAGAAGGTGAAAAAGCTGGTTTAATTGATAAAGATACTGTTATTATGGAAGCAACAAGTGGAAACACTGGTATTGGACTTGCTATGATATGTGCAGTTAAAAACTATAAATTAAAAATTGTTATGCCTGACACTATGAGTGTTGAAAGAATACAACTTATGAGAGCTTATGGAACTGAGGTTATTTTAACTGATGGTTCTCTTGGAATGAAAGCTTGTTTAGAAAAATTAGAAGAACTTAAAAAGAAAGAAAAAAAATATTTTATCCCTGACCAATTCACTAATGTGAATAACCCAAAAGCTCACTATGAAACTACTGCTGAGGAAATTTTAAAAGATTTGAATAATAAAGTAGATGTATTTATTTGTGGAACAGGAACAGGTGGAAGTTTTTCTGGAACTGCTAAGAAATTAAAAGAAAGATTAGCTAATATAAAAACTTTTCCTGTTGAACCTGCTTCATCTCCATTACTTTCAAAGGGATATATAGGTCCTCATAAAATTCAAGGTATGGGAATGAGTATAGGTGGTATTCCAGCAGTTTATGATGGCAGTTTAGCCGATGGAATATTAACTTGTGAAGATGATGATGCTTTTAAAATGATGAGAGAATTAAGTTTTAAAGAAGGTATACTTGCTGGTATTTCAACTGGTGCAACATTAAAAGCTGCTCTTGATTACTCAAAAGAAAATGCTAATAAAAATTTAAAAATAGTTATTTTATCTACTGATTCTGGTGAAAAATATTTATCTAATATCTGTGAATTATAA
- a CDS encoding YwqG family protein, which produces MDFKKIITEMLDNLKKNEITLSTEFNNSSEIVDKSKIGGRPYLPKDFIWPYYQELPLSFLAQINLEEVSSLDKDKLLPNSGILYFFYELETQEWGYNPQNKGCAKVFYFKNTTNFTLINFPEDMEDYYKIPEFKVNFKSNISLPSYEDFDNLNEEKNILEKYKTYENFKEFENKLFDEYSDICDEYMESLKNYTKLLGYPDIIQNSMEEECAAVTRGFNMGGIGYPKKYKEEIKKASKDWILLFQMDTVESDNYELMFGDCGHLYFWIKKEDLANKNFENIWLLLQCY; this is translated from the coding sequence ATGGATTTTAAAAAAATTATAACAGAAATGTTAGATAATCTTAAAAAGAATGAAATTACTCTTTCTACTGAATTTAATAATAGTTCTGAAATAGTTGATAAAAGTAAGATTGGAGGTAGACCTTATCTTCCAAAAGATTTTATTTGGCCTTATTATCAAGAATTACCTTTATCTTTTTTAGCTCAAATTAATTTAGAAGAAGTAAGTTCACTAGATAAAGATAAATTACTTCCAAATAGTGGAATTCTATATTTTTTCTATGAATTAGAAACACAAGAATGGGGTTATAATCCCCAAAATAAAGGTTGTGCTAAGGTTTTTTATTTTAAAAATACTACAAACTTTACACTAATTAACTTTCCAGAAGATATGGAAGATTATTATAAAATTCCAGAATTTAAAGTTAATTTCAAATCAAATATTAGTTTACCTTCTTATGAAGATTTTGATAATCTTAATGAAGAGAAAAATATATTAGAAAAATATAAAACATATGAAAATTTTAAAGAGTTTGAAAATAAATTATTTGATGAATATTCTGATATTTGTGATGAATATATGGAATCTCTTAAAAATTATACAAAATTACTTGGTTATCCAGATATTATCCAAAATTCAATGGAAGAAGAATGTGCAGCTGTAACAAGAGGATTTAATATGGGTGGGATAGGTTATCCTAAAAAATATAAAGAAGAAATAAAAAAAGCTAGCAAAGATTGGATATTACTTTTTCAAATGGATACTGTTGAATCTGATAATTATGAATTGATGTTTGGAGATTGTGGACATCTTTATTTTTGGATTAAAAAAGAAGATTTAGCAAATAAAAATTTTGAAAATATTTGGTTACTTTTACAATGTTACTAA
- a CDS encoding nitroreductase, with protein MDEVLKVIKERRSIRKFKSGMLPKEIIDKVIESGLYAVSGKGQQSPIIISVTNKELRDKLSKMNCKIGGWKEDFDPFYNAPVVLIVLAPKDWATYIYDGSLVIGNMMLAAHSLNIGSCWIHRAKQEFESEEGKEILKSLGINGDYEGIGHCVLGYIDGNYPNIPARKENRVYYID; from the coding sequence ATGGATGAAGTTTTAAAAGTAATAAAAGAAAGAAGAAGTATAAGAAAATTTAAAAGTGGTATGCTACCAAAAGAAATTATTGATAAGGTTATTGAAAGTGGACTTTATGCTGTAAGTGGAAAAGGACAACAATCTCCTATTATTATTTCTGTAACCAATAAAGAACTTCGTGATAAATTATCTAAGATGAATTGTAAAATTGGAGGTTGGAAGGAAGATTTTGATCCATTTTATAATGCACCTGTTGTATTAATAGTATTAGCTCCAAAAGATTGGGCAACTTATATATATGATGGAAGTCTTGTTATTGGAAATATGATGTTGGCAGCACATTCATTAAATATTGGAAGTTGTTGGATACATAGAGCAAAACAAGAATTTGAAAGTGAAGAGGGAAAAGAAATTTTAAAATCTCTTGGAATTAATGGAGACTATGAAGGAATAGGACACTGTGTATTAGGTTATATAGATGGTAATTATCCAAATATTCCAGCAAGAAAAGAAAATCGTGTTTATTATATTGATTAA
- a CDS encoding AEC family transporter, whose product MEAFITSIGSILSIVLLIALGYILKEKNWFSDSFSGNISKLIMNIALPASIFVSVLKYLTLKSLLSLTGALVYTFLSVIIGYIFAYILVKILNVPVGRKGTFINTVVNANTIFIGLPLNIALFGNESLPYFLVYYVTNTVSTWAFGAILIGNDTNNKDKQGATFNWKKLFPPPLLGFIIALIFLFLSIPIPTFVNSTLGYLGGIVTPLSLIYIGIVLHNAGLKSIKFDRDTIFALIGRFIFSPIVMFILIKFGLDILELKGLSSIEIKTFIVQSAAPALAVLPILVNEAKGDVEYATNVVTTSTLLFVIVIPIITTLLGRI is encoded by the coding sequence ATGGAAGCATTTATAACATCAATAGGAAGTATATTATCCATAGTTTTACTGATAGCATTAGGATATATATTAAAAGAAAAAAATTGGTTTAGTGATAGTTTTAGTGGAAATATATCTAAACTGATTATGAATATTGCTTTACCAGCCTCTATTTTCGTATCTGTTTTGAAGTATTTGACATTAAAATCTTTATTATCTTTAACAGGAGCTTTAGTTTATACATTTTTATCTGTAATAATTGGTTATATTTTTGCATACATACTTGTAAAAATTTTAAATGTTCCAGTTGGAAGAAAAGGGACTTTTATAAATACTGTTGTCAATGCAAATACAATTTTTATAGGACTACCATTAAATATTGCCTTATTTGGAAATGAAAGTTTACCATATTTTTTAGTTTACTATGTTACAAATACAGTTTCAACTTGGGCATTTGGAGCAATACTAATTGGCAATGATACAAATAATAAAGATAAACAAGGAGCAACTTTTAATTGGAAAAAGCTGTTTCCGCCTCCATTATTAGGTTTTATAATAGCTCTTATATTTTTATTTTTAAGTATACCTATTCCAACTTTTGTTAACTCAACATTAGGATATTTAGGAGGAATAGTTACACCTCTATCTTTGATATATATAGGTATCGTTTTACATAATGCTGGGCTAAAAAGCATAAAATTTGATAGAGATACTATATTTGCACTTATAGGAAGATTTATATTTTCACCAATTGTTATGTTTATTTTAATAAAATTTGGTTTAGATATTTTAGAGTTAAAAGGGCTATCATCTATAGAAATAAAAACATTTATAGTGCAGTCAGCTGCACCAGCACTTGCAGTATTACCAATTTTGGTTAATGAGGCAAAGGGAGATGTGGAATATGCAACAAATGTAGTAACAACAAGTACATTGTTATTTGTTATTGTGATACCAATCATTACTACATTATTGGGAAGAATATAA
- a CDS encoding malolactic enzyme, which yields MAKKSYEVLNDPFLNKGTAFTKEERKELELIGLLPPQIQTIEEQAEQVYAQYKSKEPLINKRRFLMEIFDTNRTLFYYLFSQHVVEFMPIVYDPVIAENIENYSELYVNPQNAVYLSIDSPETIEESLKNATKDREIRLIVVTDAEGILGIGDWGTNGVDISVGKLMVYTAAAGIDPKSVLPVVLDAGTNRETLLEDKLYLGNRHKRVYGDKYYDFVDKFVQTAEKLFPRLYLHFEDFGRSNAANVLHKYWKTYPVFNDDIQGTGIITLAGILGALKISGEKLIDQKYMCFGAGTAGAGIADRIYQEMLQQGLSEDEARSRFYLVDKQGLLFDDMDDLTPEQRPFARKRVEFTNANELTNLEAAVKAVKPTILVGTSTQPNTFTETIVKEMASYTARPIIFPLSNPTKLAEATAENLIKWTDGKALIATGIPADPVEYNGVTYEIGQANNALIYPALGLGAIASTAKLMTNEMISKAAHSLGGIVDTTKPGAATLPPVSKLTEFSQRVAEAVGQCALDQKLNREDITDIKAAIEKIKWIPKY from the coding sequence ATGGCAAAAAAATCTTATGAAGTGTTAAATGACCCGTTTTTAAACAAAGGAACAGCTTTCACAAAGGAAGAAAGAAAAGAATTAGAGTTAATTGGTTTATTGCCACCTCAAATTCAAACAATTGAAGAACAAGCAGAACAAGTATATGCACAATATAAAAGTAAGGAACCTTTAATTAATAAAAGAAGATTTTTAATGGAAATTTTTGATACAAACAGAACTTTATTTTATTATTTATTCAGTCAACATGTGGTTGAATTTATGCCTATAGTATATGACCCTGTTATAGCAGAAAACATTGAAAATTATAGTGAATTATATGTAAATCCTCAAAATGCTGTATATTTATCAATAGACTCTCCTGAAACAATAGAAGAATCTTTAAAAAATGCAACAAAAGATAGAGAAATAAGACTTATAGTTGTAACTGATGCAGAAGGTATTTTAGGAATTGGAGATTGGGGAACTAATGGTGTTGATATTTCTGTTGGAAAATTAATGGTTTATACAGCAGCAGCTGGAATAGATCCTAAGTCAGTTTTACCAGTTGTTTTAGATGCAGGGACAAATCGTGAAACTTTACTTGAAGATAAATTGTATTTAGGAAATCGTCATAAAAGAGTTTATGGGGATAAATACTATGATTTTGTAGACAAATTTGTTCAAACTGCTGAAAAATTATTTCCTAGATTGTATTTACATTTTGAAGACTTTGGTCGTTCAAATGCAGCAAATGTTTTACATAAATATTGGAAAACTTACCCTGTATTTAATGATGATATACAAGGAACAGGGATTATTACATTAGCAGGAATTTTAGGAGCACTAAAAATTTCTGGTGAAAAATTAATTGACCAAAAATATATGTGTTTTGGAGCAGGAACAGCAGGAGCAGGAATAGCAGATCGTATATATCAAGAAATGTTACAACAAGGTTTATCTGAAGATGAAGCCCGTAGTAGATTTTATTTAGTTGATAAACAAGGACTTTTATTTGATGATATGGATGATTTAACTCCAGAACAAAGACCATTTGCTCGCAAAAGAGTTGAGTTTACTAATGCAAATGAATTAACAAATTTAGAAGCAGCAGTTAAGGCAGTTAAACCAACTATTTTAGTTGGAACTTCTACTCAACCAAATACTTTTACTGAAACAATAGTAAAAGAAATGGCATCATATACAGCAAGACCTATTATATTTCCATTGAGTAACCCAACAAAATTAGCAGAAGCAACTGCTGAAAATTTGATTAAATGGACAGATGGAAAAGCATTGATTGCAACAGGTATTCCTGCAGATCCAGTTGAATATAATGGAGTAACTTATGAAATAGGACAAGCTAATAATGCTTTAATATATCCAGCACTTGGTTTAGGAGCAATTGCTTCAACAGCTAAATTAATGACAAATGAAATGATATCAAAGGCTGCTCACTCATTGGGAGGAATTGTTGATACAACAAAACCAGGAGCTGCTACATTACCACCAGTATCAAAATTAACAGAATTTTCTCAAAGAGTTGCTGAAGCTGTTGGTCAATGTGCACTGGATCAAAAATTAAATAGAGAAGATATAACTGATATAAAAGCAGCTATTGAAAAAATTAAGTGGATACCAAAATATTAA
- the kdsA gene encoding 3-deoxy-8-phosphooctulonate synthase has product MLISDVNKVKVGNIVFGGKKRFVLIAGPCVMESQELMDEVAGGIKEICDRLGIEYIFKASFDKANRSSIYSYRGPGLEKGMKMLAKTKEKFNVPVITDVHEAWQCKEVAKVADILQIPAFLCRQTDLLIAAAETGKAINIKKGQFLAPWDMKNIVVKMEESGNKNIMLCERGSTFGYNNMVVDMRSLLEMRKFNYPVVFDVTHSVQKPGGLGTATSGDREYVYPLLRAGLAIGVDAIFAEVHPNPAEAKSDGPNMLYLKDLEEILKTAIEIDKIVKGI; this is encoded by the coding sequence ATGTTAATTAGTGATGTAAATAAAGTAAAAGTTGGAAATATTGTATTTGGTGGAAAGAAAAGATTTGTTTTAATTGCAGGACCTTGTGTTATGGAATCTCAAGAGTTAATGGATGAAGTTGCAGGAGGAATAAAAGAAATCTGTGATAGATTAGGCATTGAATATATCTTTAAGGCTTCTTTTGATAAAGCTAATCGTTCTTCTATATATTCATATAGAGGACCAGGATTAGAAAAAGGAATGAAAATGCTTGCTAAAACAAAAGAAAAATTTAATGTTCCTGTTATTACAGATGTACATGAAGCTTGGCAATGTAAAGAAGTAGCAAAAGTAGCAGATATTTTACAAATACCAGCATTTTTATGTAGACAAACAGATTTATTAATAGCAGCAGCTGAAACAGGTAAGGCTATAAATATTAAAAAAGGACAATTTTTAGCTCCTTGGGATATGAAAAATATAGTTGTTAAAATGGAAGAATCTGGAAATAAAAATATAATGTTATGTGAAAGAGGAAGTACATTTGGATATAATAATATGGTAGTGGATATGAGAAGTTTACTTGAAATGAGAAAGTTTAATTATCCAGTTGTCTTTGATGTAACACATTCAGTTCAAAAACCTGGTGGACTTGGAACTGCTACATCAGGAGATAGAGAATATGTGTATCCACTTTTAAGAGCAGGTCTAGCTATTGGTGTTGATGCAATATTTGCAGAAGTTCATCCAAACCCAGCAGAAGCAAAATCTGATGGACCAAATATGTTGTATTTAAAAGATTTAGAAGAAATTTTAAAAACTGCAATAGAAATTGATAAAATAGTTAAAGGTATATAA
- a CDS encoding UDP-N-acetylmuramoyl-L-alanyl-D-glutamate--2,6-diaminopimelate ligase yields MNIFSGIEYKILKDVNLDRKYNGIEYDSRKIKENYIFVAFEGANVDGHDYIDSAVKNGATCIIVSKEVEMKHNVSYVLIEEIRHKLGYIASNFYEWPQRKLKIIGVTGTNGKTSSTYMIEKLMGDIPVTRIGTIEYKVGDEVFDAVNTTPESLDLIKIFDKTLKKKIEYVVMEVSSHSLELGRVDVIDFDCALFTNLTQDHLDYHLTMENYFQAKRKLFLKLKDKNDSVINIDDNYGKRLYDEFIVDNPEIISYGIDGGDLEGEYLDDGYIDIKYKEQVEKVKFALLGDFNLYNTLGAIGIALKIGISMEEILKRVSNIKAAPGRFEALNCGQDYKVIVDYAHTPDALVNVIVAARNIKNVNRIITIFGCGGDRDRTKRPIMAKVVEDLSDIIILTSDNPRTENPEQIFTDVKKGFIKSDDYIFEPDREKAIKAAVNMAEKNDIILITGKGHETYHIIGTKKWHFDDKEIARREIVRRKMVENVN; encoded by the coding sequence ATGAATATTTTTTCAGGGATAGAATATAAAATTTTAAAAGATGTAAACTTGGATAGAAAGTATAATGGTATTGAGTATGATTCAAGAAAAATAAAAGAAAATTATATATTTGTTGCATTTGAAGGGGCTAATGTTGATGGTCACGACTATATAGATAGTGCTGTAAAAAATGGAGCAACTTGTATTATAGTTAGTAAAGAAGTTGAAATGAAACATAATGTTAGTTATGTTTTAATTGAAGAAATAAGACATAAACTTGGCTATATTGCTTCAAATTTCTATGAATGGCCTCAAAGAAAATTAAAGATTATAGGTGTTACAGGAACAAATGGTAAGACTTCATCAACTTATATGATAGAGAAATTGATGGGAGATATCCCTGTAACTCGTATAGGTACAATAGAATATAAAGTGGGAGATGAAGTATTTGATGCTGTAAATACCACTCCTGAATCTCTTGATTTAATTAAAATTTTTGACAAAACTTTAAAGAAAAAAATTGAATATGTTGTAATGGAAGTAAGCTCTCATTCTCTTGAATTAGGTAGAGTTGATGTTATAGATTTTGATTGTGCACTATTTACTAATTTAACTCAGGACCATTTGGATTACCATTTAACTATGGAAAATTATTTTCAAGCTAAAAGAAAATTATTTTTAAAATTAAAGGATAAGAATGATTCTGTAATCAATATAGATGATAACTATGGAAAAAGACTATATGATGAGTTTATAGTTGATAATCCTGAAATAATCTCTTATGGAATAGATGGAGGAGATTTAGAAGGAGAATATTTAGATGATGGTTATATTGATATAAAATATAAAGAGCAAGTTGAAAAAGTAAAATTTGCTTTATTAGGAGATTTTAATTTATATAATACCTTAGGAGCTATTGGAATTGCTTTAAAAATTGGAATTAGTATGGAAGAAATTTTAAAAAGAGTTTCAAATATAAAAGCAGCTCCTGGAAGATTTGAAGCTTTAAATTGCGGACAAGACTATAAAGTAATAGTAGATTATGCACATACACCAGATGCTTTGGTGAATGTAATAGTAGCAGCTAGAAATATCAAAAATGTTAATAGAATAATAACAATCTTTGGTTGTGGTGGGGATAGAGATAGAACTAAAAGACCTATAATGGCAAAAGTTGTTGAAGATTTATCAGATATTATAATACTTACTTCTGACAATCCAAGAACTGAAAATCCAGAACAAATATTTACTGATGTAAAAAAAGGTTTTATAAAGTCAGACGACTATATATTTGAACCTGATAGAGAAAAAGCAATAAAAGCAGCAGTTAATATGGCAGAAAAAAATGATATAATATTAATCACAGGTAAAGGACATGAAACTTACCATATAATTGGAACTAAAAAATGGCATTTTGATGATAAAGAAATTGCAAGAAGAGAAATTGTTAGAAGAAAGATGGTGGAAAATGTTAATTAG
- a CDS encoding uracil-DNA glycosylase, with amino-acid sequence MSKINNDWKEILEEEFQKDYFVKLKAILEEEYKNYTVYPPKKDILNAFFLTPYSEVKVVLLGQDPYHQKGQAHGLAFSVNYGIKTPPSLVNMYKELHDDLGLYIPNNGFLEKWAKQGVLLLNTTLTVRDSQANSHSGIGWQTFTDNVIKSLNEREKPIIFILWGSNAKSKEKFIDTNKHYILKGVHPSPLSANKGFFGCKHFSEANRILKNLGEKEIDWQIENKEI; translated from the coding sequence ATGTCAAAAATTAATAATGACTGGAAAGAGATTTTAGAAGAGGAATTTCAAAAAGATTATTTTGTGAAATTAAAAGCTATTCTTGAAGAGGAGTATAAGAACTACACTGTTTATCCACCTAAAAAAGATATACTAAATGCTTTTTTTCTCACTCCTTATTCAGAAGTAAAAGTTGTACTTTTAGGGCAAGACCCTTATCATCAAAAAGGACAAGCACATGGACTTGCATTTTCTGTAAATTATGGAATAAAAACCCCTCCATCACTTGTAAATATGTATAAAGAATTACATGATGATTTAGGTTTGTACATTCCAAATAATGGTTTTCTTGAAAAATGGGCAAAACAAGGAGTATTACTTTTAAATACTACCTTAACAGTTAGAGATAGTCAGGCTAATTCACATTCGGGGATAGGTTGGCAAACTTTTACAGACAATGTAATAAAATCATTAAATGAAAGGGAAAAACCAATAATATTTATTTTATGGGGGAGTAATGCTAAATCTAAAGAAAAATTTATAGATACTAATAAGCACTATATTTTAAAAGGAGTGCACCCTAGCCCACTTTCAGCAAATAAGGGATTCTTTGGTTGTAAACATTTCAGTGAAGCAAATAGAATTTTAAAAAATTTAGGTGAAAAAGAGATTGATTGGCAAATAGAAAATAAGGAGATATAA
- a CDS encoding SMI1/KNR4 family protein, translated as MTEFNWNNFINELKKFQKGIENIGGHIRETKIEAPAKEEEILEVEKKLGYSLPKDFRDVLLNYSSHFEYFWSTYKDSEEEQIEFPEKFCAIFAGNLHWGLDLLLDFEKSRKDWVDVCFPDYNNEYDKVWHNKLAFYKVANGDYFAIELEKENYGKIVYLSHDGGDGHGHYLADNFKELLNNWSKVGCVGGDDWQWEPFYTEGKGIDPECENAKLWREYIFNSIRK; from the coding sequence ATGACTGAATTTAATTGGAATAATTTTATTAATGAACTTAAAAAATTTCAAAAAGGAATAGAAAATATCGGAGGCCATATTAGAGAAACTAAAATTGAAGCTCCTGCAAAGGAAGAAGAAATTTTAGAAGTTGAAAAAAAGTTAGGTTATAGTTTACCAAAAGATTTTAGAGATGTACTTTTAAATTATTCGTCACATTTTGAATATTTTTGGTCTACCTATAAAGATTCTGAAGAAGAACAGATAGAATTTCCAGAAAAATTTTGTGCTATATTTGCAGGAAATTTACATTGGGGACTGGATTTATTATTAGATTTTGAAAAAAGTAGAAAAGATTGGGTAGATGTTTGTTTCCCTGATTATAATAATGAATATGATAAAGTTTGGCATAACAAATTAGCTTTCTATAAGGTTGCAAATGGAGATTATTTTGCTATTGAATTAGAAAAAGAAAATTATGGAAAGATAGTATATTTAAGCCATGATGGTGGAGATGGACATGGTCATTATTTAGCAGATAATTTTAAGGAATTATTAAATAATTGGTCAAAAGTTGGTTGTGTTGGTGGAGATGATTGGCAATGGGAACCATTCTATACAGAAGGAAAGGGTATAGATCCTGAGTGTGAAAATGCAAAATTATGGAGAGAATATATTTTTAATAGTATAAGAAAGTGA
- a CDS encoding HD domain-containing protein codes for MKNGNNMLISRVKQVYLYIFSNFNEEWNSEVKKILSKEEFLIFSKMKKYDKVHSYNLYQKVKSNKILSSQEIYLKLALLHDSGKGKAGLFRRIKKVLIGDKILEKHPEIAFEKLKNINFELAELCLRHHNKDVNEKMKIFQELDDK; via the coding sequence GTGAAAAATGGCAATAATATGCTAATTTCAAGAGTAAAGCAAGTCTACTTATATATTTTTTCTAATTTCAACGAAGAATGGAATAGCGAAGTAAAAAAAATATTATCAAAAGAGGAATTTTTAATTTTTTCCAAAATGAAAAAATATGATAAGGTGCATTCATATAATCTTTATCAAAAAGTAAAATCTAATAAAATTTTATCTTCACAGGAGATCTATTTAAAATTGGCACTTTTACATGACAGTGGAAAAGGTAAGGCTGGACTTTTTAGAAGAATAAAAAAAGTTTTAATTGGAGATAAGATTTTAGAAAAACATCCAGAGATAGCTTTTGAAAAATTAAAAAATATTAATTTTGAATTAGCAGAACTGTGTTTACGACATCATAATAAAGATGTAAATGAAAAGATGAAAATTTTTCAAGAATTAGATGATAAATAA
- a CDS encoding toxin-antitoxin system YwqK family antitoxin — protein sequence MKNINKFMILVGILLNFSVVNAEVKEIESLDQISNEIVGGKTDKKVNKETKKEVVKNEVEKTSKTNESIADIPEESATRTVDKNSIVDIYERKMKDKIAYKEGSNTPFTGVFGVVIDDKIESYEEYKNGLLDGETAYFAKGKQVKLLSEMYTKGKLNGQQKSYYENGKLKSIVYYSNDRINGIESYDRSGKLLHKSIFENGTGDWKFYWSNGKVSEEGKYKSWRKDGVWKKYREDGSLDTVIKYDNGRLLSEKWQ from the coding sequence ATGAAAAATATTAATAAGTTTATGATTTTAGTAGGGATATTACTTAATTTTTCAGTAGTAAATGCCGAAGTAAAGGAAATTGAATCACTTGATCAAATTTCAAATGAAATAGTAGGAGGGAAAACAGATAAAAAAGTAAATAAAGAAACTAAAAAAGAAGTTGTTAAAAATGAAGTTGAAAAAACTTCAAAAACTAATGAAAGCATTGCAGATATCCCAGAAGAAAGTGCAACAAGAACAGTTGATAAAAATTCAATAGTTGATATCTATGAAAGAAAAATGAAAGATAAGATAGCATACAAAGAAGGTTCAAATACACCTTTCACAGGAGTATTTGGAGTTGTAATTGATGATAAAATTGAATCTTATGAAGAATATAAAAATGGACTTTTAGACGGAGAAACTGCATATTTTGCAAAAGGAAAACAAGTAAAATTACTTTCTGAAATGTATACCAAAGGAAAATTAAATGGACAACAAAAATCTTATTATGAAAATGGTAAATTAAAATCAATAGTTTATTATTCAAATGATAGAATAAATGGGATAGAGTCTTATGATAGAAGTGGAAAACTTTTACATAAAAGTATTTTTGAGAATGGTACAGGAGATTGGAAATTCTATTGGAGCAATGGAAAAGTTTCAGAAGAAGGAAAATATAAATCTTGGAGAAAAGATGGTGTTTGGAAAAAATATAGAGAAGATGGAAGTTTAGATACTGTGATAAAATATGATAATGGTAGACTTTTAAGTGAAAAATGGCAATAA